From a single Lentisphaera profundi genomic region:
- a CDS encoding aldo/keto reductase, with protein MNVPTRRFGRTEIQIPIFSCGGMRYQQSWERNDQKKVEDDNQTNLENTLLRSLELGINHIETAHGYGTSEYQIGKLLPKLDRNSYILQSKIQPHADVNDFQKDFEDSMSCLQVDHLDLMGIHGINNQERLDWTLRKGGCLDRAKEWKKQGRVKHIGFSTHGSPDIIIQAIESGEFDYVNLHWYYFMQKNHPAVEAAKKHDMGVFIISPSDKGGKLYEPPPILSDLCAPLSPMMFNDLFCLQNPLVHTISLGAARPSDFDEHLKIIPHLEDRTTVADIANKIDSRLKEFHGVQWMAEWDQNLPDTLKTPGQINTYDILRFYNLGTALDMTAYGIMRYALLGQKDHWFPGEKANDIPEKDLLLSLTHHHNPKKLIESLKIAHQMFEVKN; from the coding sequence ATGAACGTACCAACTCGTCGCTTTGGGCGCACCGAAATACAAATCCCCATTTTTTCATGCGGTGGCATGCGCTATCAACAAAGCTGGGAAAGAAACGACCAGAAGAAAGTCGAAGACGATAATCAAACCAACCTAGAAAACACCCTGCTCCGCAGCTTAGAACTCGGCATCAATCATATTGAAACCGCTCATGGCTACGGCACTAGTGAATATCAAATAGGGAAACTACTCCCAAAACTCGATCGCAATTCCTATATCTTACAAAGTAAAATCCAGCCTCATGCTGACGTCAATGATTTCCAAAAGGATTTTGAAGATAGTATGAGCTGCCTACAGGTTGATCATCTCGACCTCATGGGAATCCACGGTATCAACAATCAAGAGCGCCTTGACTGGACACTGCGCAAGGGCGGCTGCTTAGATCGCGCTAAAGAATGGAAAAAACAAGGACGCGTTAAGCACATTGGCTTTTCTACTCACGGCTCACCTGACATCATTATCCAAGCGATTGAAAGCGGCGAATTCGACTACGTAAACCTTCATTGGTATTACTTCATGCAGAAAAACCATCCTGCCGTAGAAGCCGCAAAGAAACATGACATGGGAGTCTTTATCATCAGCCCTAGCGATAAAGGTGGCAAGCTCTACGAACCACCACCAATCCTCTCTGACCTCTGCGCACCACTGTCACCGATGATGTTTAATGATCTATTCTGTCTGCAAAACCCCCTCGTTCACACCATCAGCCTCGGCGCAGCACGCCCATCTGACTTTGATGAACACCTAAAAATCATCCCTCACCTTGAAGACCGTACCACAGTTGCGGACATCGCAAATAAAATTGACTCACGCCTCAAAGAATTCCACGGAGTTCAATGGATGGCAGAATGGGATCAAAATCTTCCGGACACCCTAAAAACCCCAGGTCAAATCAATACCTATGATATCTTGCGCTTTTACAATCTAGGCACTGCACTCGACATGACTGCCTACGGTATCATGCGCTATGCTCTACTTGGCCAAAAAGATCATTGGTTTCCCGGAGAAAAAGCCAATGACATTCCCGAAAAAGATTTACTCTTGTCTTTGACTCATCATCACAATCCTAAGAAGCTGATCGAATCACTCAAAATCGCACATCAAATGTTCGAAGTGAAAAATTAA
- the gyrB gene encoding DNA topoisomerase (ATP-hydrolyzing) subunit B, with product MSDEVEDPAEYGADSISVMKGLEAVRKRPSMYIGDTNERGLHHLVYEVVDNSIDEALAGHCNNITVKLHIDNSVTVIDDGRGIPVTMHEEEGIPAVELVLTKLHAGGKFDKDSYKVSGGLHGVGVSCVNALSEWMEVKVHREGELHFIRFERGITETKLKTIGHTTITGTEVIFKPDYEIFTETLIYKWDILANRLRELAFLNPGITINFIDERSEDGEKRETFFFPGGIGEFVKHLNDGKTVVTDTVTFSTEKDGVTADVSFQYHDGYQENIYSYCNNIHTIEGGTHLSGFQTALTASINSYMKNDSKFKNEKNVSGTDVREGLTAIISVKVPEPQFEGQTKTKLGNSDVRTIVRAIVTTSFNEFLEENPKAAKIVVEKALLANRASAAALRARQLIRKDNVLEGFADAGKLSGCSSKDPDKCEIFIVEGDSAGGSAKQGRNSEVQAILPLRGKLINVEKARIDKVFANTEIGSLISAIGCGVGNEFDVSKVRYKKIVIMTDADVDGSHIMTLLLTFFFRQMKPLIESGYIYVAQPPLYKVVRRKREEYIKNDAMLNNFLLELGVDGITLENKLAGNTLSPRETNEMLALIKRTLAVGKGLENHGVTLETYLANVSDDGALPIARIGVREDDGTYSIYFPKSQEEIAHLTDEATERLKPIAVFVDPDAPEPELDEEGNPIIDENVEVEEVGLHPSIEINELHERSLIAEIREKLQALSLDLKHFLAPEDALADPIFNLTDGSSDNPIFNLIDLFEAVKAEGSQGLKLQRYKGLGEMNADQLWETTMDPHRRDLLQVTMEDAVEAERMFSLLMGDVVEPRRHFIEKYSTTLKELDV from the coding sequence ATGTCAGACGAAGTAGAAGACCCAGCAGAGTACGGCGCAGATAGCATTTCTGTAATGAAAGGCTTGGAAGCTGTCCGTAAACGTCCTAGTATGTACATTGGCGACACCAATGAACGCGGTTTACATCACTTGGTATACGAAGTCGTTGATAACAGTATTGACGAAGCCCTCGCCGGCCACTGTAATAATATCACGGTTAAACTTCACATTGACAACAGCGTCACAGTCATTGATGACGGTCGTGGTATCCCTGTTACAATGCATGAAGAAGAAGGCATTCCCGCGGTTGAACTCGTACTCACTAAGCTTCACGCTGGCGGTAAATTCGACAAAGACTCATATAAAGTATCTGGCGGCCTTCACGGCGTAGGTGTTTCCTGTGTAAACGCTCTCTCAGAATGGATGGAAGTCAAAGTTCACCGCGAAGGCGAGCTTCATTTTATTCGCTTCGAACGCGGCATCACCGAAACTAAGCTCAAAACTATTGGTCACACGACGATCACAGGTACTGAAGTCATCTTCAAACCTGACTACGAAATCTTCACTGAAACACTCATTTACAAGTGGGACATCCTCGCTAACCGTCTCCGTGAATTAGCCTTCCTCAATCCTGGCATAACGATCAATTTCATTGACGAACGTTCCGAAGACGGCGAAAAACGCGAGACTTTCTTCTTTCCCGGCGGCATCGGCGAGTTCGTCAAGCACCTCAACGACGGCAAAACGGTCGTTACTGACACTGTTACCTTTTCGACTGAAAAAGATGGCGTCACTGCCGATGTATCCTTTCAGTACCACGATGGCTACCAAGAAAATATTTATTCTTACTGTAATAATATTCACACGATTGAAGGCGGAACTCACTTATCAGGTTTCCAAACAGCCTTGACCGCTTCAATTAATTCCTACATGAAGAATGACTCCAAGTTCAAGAACGAGAAAAACGTTTCTGGCACTGATGTACGCGAAGGTCTCACCGCCATTATTTCAGTAAAAGTTCCGGAACCTCAATTCGAGGGTCAAACCAAAACCAAGCTGGGTAATAGTGACGTCCGTACAATCGTGCGTGCTATTGTAACAACTAGTTTTAATGAGTTCTTGGAAGAAAATCCTAAGGCTGCAAAAATCGTCGTCGAAAAAGCTCTCTTAGCCAATCGCGCTTCGGCCGCAGCCCTACGTGCACGCCAATTGATCCGCAAAGACAACGTACTCGAGGGTTTTGCCGACGCAGGTAAACTCTCTGGTTGCTCAAGTAAAGATCCCGATAAATGCGAGATCTTCATTGTGGAAGGGGACTCAGCCGGTGGCTCAGCTAAACAAGGACGTAACTCCGAAGTTCAGGCTATCCTGCCCCTCCGCGGTAAACTCATCAATGTTGAAAAAGCACGTATTGACAAAGTTTTTGCAAATACGGAAATTGGTTCACTCATCAGTGCTATCGGTTGTGGCGTAGGCAACGAATTTGACGTCTCCAAAGTTCGCTACAAAAAAATCGTCATCATGACGGATGCGGACGTGGATGGCTCTCATATTATGACTTTACTCTTGACTTTCTTCTTCCGTCAAATGAAACCACTTATTGAATCTGGTTACATTTACGTGGCTCAACCGCCTCTTTATAAGGTAGTACGCCGTAAGCGGGAAGAGTATATCAAAAATGATGCCATGCTCAACAACTTCCTTCTCGAACTCGGTGTCGATGGCATTACCCTTGAAAACAAACTCGCTGGCAACACACTTTCACCTCGTGAAACGAATGAAATGCTCGCCCTTATCAAACGCACACTTGCAGTTGGCAAAGGCCTCGAGAATCACGGTGTGACACTCGAAACTTACCTCGCTAACGTGAGCGATGATGGCGCCTTGCCAATCGCTCGTATAGGTGTTCGTGAAGATGACGGTACTTACTCCATCTACTTCCCAAAATCACAGGAAGAAATTGCCCACCTCACTGACGAAGCCACTGAACGCCTCAAGCCCATCGCGGTTTTTGTTGATCCAGATGCTCCTGAGCCAGAACTCGATGAAGAAGGTAATCCCATCATCGACGAGAACGTAGAAGTTGAAGAAGTAGGACTTCACCCTTCAATCGAGATCAATGAATTGCACGAACGTTCACTCATTGCTGAGATCCGCGAAAAACTTCAAGCCCTCTCACTCGACCTCAAGCATTTCCTCGCGCCCGAAGACGCTCTCGCAGACCCCATCTTCAACCTCACCGATGGCAGTAGCGACAATCCCATCTTCAACCTTATCGATCTCTTCGAAGCAGTTAAAGCTGAAGGTTCACAAGGTCTCAAGCTCCAACGCTATAAAGGTCTTGGCGAGATGAATGCGGACCAACTCTGGGAAACAACTATGGATCCACACCGCCGTGATTTACTTCAGGTTACAATGGAAGACGCTGTTGAGGCCGAACGCATGTTCTCACTCCTCATGGGCGACGTAGTTGAACCCCGTCGTCACTTCATCGAGAAGTACTCAACGACTCTTAAAGAATTGGATGTATAA
- the gyrA gene encoding DNA gyrase subunit A — MSDNQQDFSTVTPQGIEKLLSDAYLQYSMSVNVGRAIPDVRDGLKPGMRRVLFAMDKLNLRKSSSYMKCARVVGDVIGKYHPHGDGSVYDTMVRMAQDFSMRGVLIDGQGNFGSIDGDSAAAYRYTECRMERLAEELLTDLDKNTVDMQPTFDGSQNEPTVLPARYPNLLVNGTTGIGVGMATSIPPHNLGEVINATVALLEQPSITIEEMMQHLPGPDFPTSGISIGFDGIRRLYETGRGGVHLRGRAEIVEKNGKEQIIITEIPYAVNKENMVKKIADLVNNKVITGISSLNDESSSRVGIRVVVGIKTNAMATVVINQLYKHTQLAVSIGCQFLVVDNKQPKTLNLKQLLQAYLDHRLEVITRRIKFELEKAERRAHILEGLLKAVDHIDEVIKIIRGSSNREDAHNQLKERFELSNEQAKAILDMRLGQLTGLAIDELTAEYEKLMKEIAHYRELLADRQLRLDVVKDELIEVRDKFADARRTEMRPGERDINFEDLIARASATITISNEGYIKRVPTDIYRTQNRGGKGVKGMETKDEDFVKDLTTACTHDYIMFFTNLGRMHWLKVYDIPEATRTSKGKAMVNLLEFEKGEFVRAIISVDKVDDEDRFIMMATRNGVVKKTALAAFKNMRKKPIKAIVMDEDDDLIEAKLTDGNKKIILSTRDGIACHFRESDCRTQGRVTRGCRGIRLSETDKLVAMSIVEEGEDILVVTSKGMGKRSCVDDYRLTKRGAKGVRNIKLKEGDHVVEVMMIEDTDEIIMTTIEGIMVRISAEPIRSLGRASQGVTIMKFKKASDVIISASRVVEVEGDKKEELDEDGQPIVKPVELDEDGNPIVKPVELDEDGQPIVKEESAETTEAPSEEAESNESKDDSED; from the coding sequence ATGAGCGATAATCAACAAGATTTTTCTACAGTCACTCCTCAGGGTATTGAAAAGCTCCTCTCGGACGCTTACCTCCAATACTCAATGTCAGTTAACGTTGGCCGTGCCATCCCAGATGTTCGTGATGGACTCAAGCCTGGTATGCGCCGCGTACTCTTTGCAATGGATAAACTCAACCTCCGCAAAAGCAGCTCCTACATGAAGTGTGCTCGTGTAGTTGGTGATGTTATTGGTAAATATCACCCGCACGGTGATGGTTCCGTCTACGATACAATGGTTCGTATGGCTCAGGACTTCTCAATGCGCGGTGTTCTCATTGATGGCCAAGGTAACTTCGGTTCCATCGATGGTGACTCAGCGGCGGCTTACCGTTATACGGAATGTCGTATGGAGCGCCTCGCAGAGGAGCTTCTCACGGACCTCGACAAGAACACGGTTGACATGCAGCCTACTTTCGATGGTAGCCAAAATGAGCCCACTGTACTTCCTGCGCGTTACCCTAACCTACTCGTCAATGGTACTACTGGTATCGGCGTGGGTATGGCTACAAGTATTCCTCCCCACAACTTGGGCGAGGTTATCAATGCTACAGTAGCACTTCTCGAACAGCCTTCGATCACTATTGAAGAAATGATGCAGCACCTTCCGGGTCCTGACTTCCCAACTTCAGGTATTTCAATCGGTTTTGACGGCATTCGTCGCCTTTATGAAACAGGCCGTGGCGGTGTTCACCTCCGTGGTCGTGCCGAAATCGTTGAAAAGAACGGTAAAGAGCAAATCATTATCACCGAGATTCCTTACGCTGTTAATAAAGAGAACATGGTTAAAAAGATTGCCGACTTGGTGAACAACAAAGTCATTACTGGTATTTCTTCGCTTAACGATGAATCATCTTCACGTGTAGGTATTCGCGTTGTTGTTGGTATCAAAACCAACGCTATGGCTACGGTTGTTATCAACCAGCTCTACAAACACACGCAACTCGCAGTTTCAATCGGTTGCCAGTTCCTCGTTGTAGATAACAAACAACCCAAGACCCTCAACCTCAAGCAACTTCTCCAAGCTTACTTGGATCACCGTCTCGAAGTTATCACACGCCGAATCAAGTTTGAACTCGAAAAAGCTGAGCGCCGGGCGCACATCTTAGAAGGTTTACTCAAAGCCGTAGACCACATTGATGAAGTTATCAAAATCATCCGTGGCTCAAGCAACCGTGAAGATGCTCACAACCAACTCAAAGAGCGTTTCGAACTCTCCAACGAGCAGGCCAAAGCAATTCTCGACATGCGTCTCGGTCAACTTACTGGCCTAGCAATTGACGAACTAACTGCTGAGTACGAAAAACTCATGAAAGAGATCGCTCATTACCGCGAACTCTTAGCTGACCGTCAACTCCGTCTCGACGTAGTGAAAGATGAGCTCATCGAAGTTCGCGATAAATTTGCTGATGCGCGTCGTACTGAAATGCGTCCTGGCGAAAGAGATATCAATTTCGAAGATCTCATTGCTCGTGCTTCTGCAACTATCACGATTTCTAACGAAGGCTACATCAAGCGTGTACCTACCGATATCTACCGCACTCAGAACCGCGGCGGTAAAGGCGTTAAAGGCATGGAGACTAAGGACGAGGATTTCGTAAAAGATCTCACCACGGCCTGTACTCATGACTACATCATGTTCTTCACCAACTTGGGCCGTATGCACTGGCTCAAAGTTTACGACATCCCGGAAGCCACTCGTACTTCCAAAGGTAAAGCAATGGTCAACCTCCTCGAATTCGAGAAAGGTGAATTTGTCCGCGCTATTATCTCTGTCGATAAAGTAGACGACGAAGATCGCTTCATCATGATGGCGACTCGTAATGGTGTTGTTAAGAAAACTGCTCTCGCAGCCTTCAAAAACATGCGTAAAAAACCAATTAAAGCCATTGTTATGGACGAAGATGATGACCTCATCGAAGCCAAACTTACTGACGGCAATAAAAAAATCATTCTCTCAACTCGTGATGGTATCGCTTGTCACTTCAGAGAATCAGATTGCCGTACGCAAGGTCGCGTAACTCGTGGTTGCCGTGGTATCCGTCTCTCAGAGACAGATAAACTCGTCGCCATGTCTATCGTTGAAGAAGGCGAAGATATCCTCGTTGTAACTTCCAAAGGCATGGGCAAACGCTCTTGTGTCGATGATTATCGTCTAACTAAGCGTGGCGCCAAAGGTGTTCGTAATATCAAACTCAAAGAAGGCGACCACGTCGTTGAGGTAATGATGATCGAAGATACCGATGAAATCATCATGACCACTATCGAAGGCATCATGGTTCGTATCTCGGCTGAGCCAATCCGTTCACTCGGACGTGCTTCACAAGGTGTCACTATCATGAAATTCAAGAAAGCCTCTGATGTCATCATTTCCGCTTCACGTGTAGTCGAAGTCGAAGGCGACAAGAAAGAAGAATTGGATGAAGATGGTCAGCCCATTGTAAAGCCTGTTGAACTCGACGAAGATGGAAACCCCATTGTAAAGCCTGTTGAACTCGATGAAGATGGTCAGCCCATTGTAAAAGAAGAGTCCGCTGAAACTACGGAAGCTCCTTCCGAAGAAGCTGAATCAAATGAGTCCAAAGACGATTCAGAAGATTAA